In one Candidatus Aegiribacteria sp. genomic region, the following are encoded:
- a CDS encoding DUF2085 domain-containing protein — MNNSWKKGRLILAILLGVPAGLMFLFSIARPVMGDSGDFIDPVLSATCHRLTSSCLTLPWGISGLCARCTAFWLGLAAGVALMYSHIRKIPFWTGFPLLLPLIADGLLQFHSSYESCNFVRLVTGLAAGSGISVIILGRVPRIN; from the coding sequence ATGAACAACAGCTGGAAAAAGGGCAGGCTTATACTTGCTATTCTCTTGGGAGTTCCTGCAGGCCTGATGTTTCTGTTTTCAATTGCCCGGCCTGTCATGGGCGACAGCGGGGATTTCATTGATCCGGTTCTATCTGCAACCTGCCATAGACTGACTTCAAGTTGTTTGACACTGCCCTGGGGAATATCCGGCCTGTGCGCAAGGTGTACGGCATTCTGGCTGGGTCTTGCTGCCGGGGTTGCTCTGATGTATTCACATATACGTAAAATTCCGTTCTGGACTGGCTTTCCTCTACTGCTGCCTCTTATTGCTGATGGTCTGCTGCAATTCCATTCATCTTACGAGAGCTGCAACTTCGTAAGACTGGTTACCGGGCTTGCAGCAGGTTCCGGCATCTCCGTTATAATTCTGGGCAGAGTGCCCAGGATAAACTGA
- a CDS encoding bifunctional metallophosphatase/5'-nucleotidase — MKILLPILLLVLVFTSGADTVYLNILHTNDIHGGIVPREATFMNPDFPPMIGGGAYISAYVDEVREECRENGEYCLLIDAGDIYQGTPTGNYGTGEFIIEWMNATSYDMITLGNHDFDDGVQNAIELSEQADFPVICANFVDSATGEIPYPVIPYEIIDYEGVKVAFIGLVTTDTYGLVTPELLGSYIFLNEVECTQRYIVEVEEQGADIIVLVSHLGQPGDPDKYLERVYEAWNAGEEYTKDFCMNHAELTCLVPGIDLIVSGHTHLGFAEPWVNPINHTLVVQGYANGTGIGRIRLKIDTDTKTLVGYDLPEGEEYVSLLHDEFWPDPAIAEMIEGFRSVAEAGMDQVIGEATEQISRGNAEHPLGRLIADAMLWSTDADVALMNRGGIRAAIPRGSITPRVVYQAIPFEEDLFVMEVTGAELKAILETGMQGRRRDMEIGGLTAERNQAMPDGEKIENLLINGEPLDLERTYRFVTSGYLAQGNVGYDIMLEHDAVPANVSLMEAVTGYIAELGEIEADNRTRIIWIEEPR; from the coding sequence GTGAAAATACTGCTACCGATACTATTGCTTGTCCTTGTATTTACCTCAGGCGCGGATACTGTATATCTGAATATCCTGCATACGAACGATATACACGGAGGAATAGTGCCAAGGGAGGCTACTTTCATGAATCCCGACTTTCCCCCCATGATCGGAGGAGGCGCATACATAAGCGCTTACGTTGATGAAGTAAGGGAGGAGTGCAGGGAAAATGGCGAATACTGCCTTCTGATAGATGCGGGAGATATCTACCAGGGAACACCTACCGGGAATTATGGGACCGGAGAATTCATAATTGAATGGATGAACGCTACGAGTTACGACATGATAACCCTCGGCAACCATGATTTTGACGATGGAGTCCAGAATGCCATCGAACTTAGTGAGCAGGCTGATTTCCCGGTTATCTGCGCGAATTTCGTTGACTCGGCCACCGGGGAAATTCCCTATCCGGTCATTCCCTACGAGATCATTGATTACGAAGGCGTCAAAGTGGCTTTCATAGGACTGGTCACAACCGATACTTACGGGCTTGTCACTCCTGAGCTTCTCGGCAGCTATATCTTCCTGAACGAAGTGGAATGCACACAAAGATACATAGTGGAGGTTGAGGAACAGGGAGCCGACATCATTGTACTGGTCTCCCATCTCGGGCAGCCGGGGGACCCGGACAAATACCTTGAAAGGGTTTACGAAGCATGGAACGCAGGTGAGGAGTATACGAAAGATTTCTGCATGAATCACGCGGAACTTACGTGCCTTGTTCCGGGGATAGATCTGATAGTATCCGGCCATACTCACCTGGGATTTGCAGAACCCTGGGTGAACCCGATAAACCATACCCTTGTGGTTCAGGGATACGCCAACGGGACGGGAATAGGCCGCATTCGTCTGAAGATAGATACCGACACGAAAACTCTTGTCGGTTACGATCTTCCCGAGGGAGAGGAATATGTAAGTCTTCTTCACGATGAATTCTGGCCTGATCCTGCGATAGCCGAGATGATAGAGGGTTTCAGATCCGTTGCTGAAGCTGGAATGGACCAGGTGATAGGTGAGGCAACCGAACAGATATCAAGAGGAAATGCTGAGCATCCTCTTGGCAGACTTATTGCCGATGCGATGCTCTGGAGCACAGATGCCGATGTCGCCCTCATGAACCGCGGCGGCATAAGGGCTGCGATTCCCAGAGGTTCCATAACTCCAAGAGTTGTTTACCAGGCGATACCCTTTGAAGAGGATCTGTTTGTCATGGAGGTTACCGGGGCCGAACTGAAGGCCATACTTGAAACAGGTATGCAGGGGCGCCGCCGCGATATGGAAATAGGCGGTCTTACCGCGGAGCGCAATCAGGCGATGCCCGATGGTGAAAAAATCGAGAATTTGCTGATAAACGGAGAACCGCTTGACCTTGAAAGAACCTACAGATTCGTAACGAGCGGATATCTCGCCCAGGGCAATGTAGGCTACGATATAATGCTTGAACATGATGCGGTTCCCGCAAATGTTAGTCTCATGGAAGCGGTTACAGGATACATTGCGGAGCTGGGGGAGATAGAAGCGGATAACCGGACAAGGATAATCTGGATAGAAGAACCCAGATAG